Proteins co-encoded in one Megalops cyprinoides isolate fMegCyp1 chromosome 1, fMegCyp1.pri, whole genome shotgun sequence genomic window:
- the enpp7.1 gene encoding ectonucleotide pyrophosphatase/phosphodiesterase family member 7.1, producing the protein MLLTVCLLLLLASPLLGAPLSGSVTRPRNKLLLISFDGFRWDYDRDVDTPNLDAMAQDGVKASYVTPPFLTITSPAHFTLLTGRYIEKHGVIHNMWFNTTTQEKKQYYMTQFVDEWWDNGSLPIWITAQRQGLKAGSLHFPGTAATYQGERVEVSEVEPRFYDYSNEKEWQKNVDKVMGSWFSEQDLDFVSLYFGEPDQTGHKYGPDSPERREMVKQVDRTVGYIRSAVQRHRLTDSLNIIITADHGMTTVLRNGLVKEIILSEIPGFSFRDIKFHLVDYGPTGMLLPKEGMLEKVYSALKGAHPNLHVYKKEDMPGRLHYSNHPRILPLLLYADPGYVINGLIPVQFNKGEHGFDNLAMDMKPFFRAVGPDFHKNLVVGPFETVNVYPLMCHLLGITPETNDGSLDATRHMLISYEDTGSEKSLLSGVFTGLAAVAGFLVVAFVAVTFHTICKRTRAEQRYKN; encoded by the exons ATGCTGTTGACCGTGTGTCTGCTCCTACTCCTGGCTTCCCCATTACTGGGGGCCCCTCTGAGCGGCTCTGTCACAAGGCCCCGAAACAAACTACTGCTCATCTCCTTCGACGGATTCCGATGGGACTACGACCGCGATGTGGACACCCCGAACCTGGATGCTATGGCGCAAGATGGAGTCAAGGCTTCCTATGTTACTCCACCTTTCCTGACCATTACCAGCCCTGCGCACTTCACACTGCTGACAG GACGGTACATTGAGAAGCATGGAGTGATCCACAACATGTGGttcaacacaacaacacaagaaaaaaagcagtacTATATGACACAGTTTGTTGATGAGTGGTGGGACAACGGCAGTCTGCCTATCTGGATCACTGCTCAGAGGCAG GGTCTGAAAGCTGGCTCGCTTCACTTCCCCGGCACAGCAGCCACCTACCAGGGTGAGAGGGTGGAAGTGAGTGAGGTGGAGCCTCGCTTCTATGACTACTCTAATGAGAAAGAATGGCAGAAGAATGTGGACAAGGTTATGGGGTCATGGTTCAGTGAACAAGATCTGGACTTTGTGTCACTGTACTTTGGGGAACCGGACCAAACGGGACACAAGTACGGACCAGACTCTCCAGAACGCAGGGAGATGGTCAAGCAGGTGGACCGTACAGTTGGCTACATccgcagtgctgtgcagagacacagactcacTGACAGcctcaacatcatcatcactgcTGATCATGGCATGACCACGGTGCTTAGGAATGGCCTCGTCAAGGAGATTATCTTGTCCGAAATCCCTGGCTTCTCCTTTCGGGATATCAAGTTCCATTTGGTGGACTACGGCCCCACTGGCATGCTGCTGCCCAAGGAGGGAATGCTGGAAAAAGTCTACAGTGCCCTGAAAGGAGCACATCCCAACCTGCATGTCTACAAGAAAGAAGACATGCCCGGCCGCCTTCACTACTCCAACCACCCTCGTATCTTGCCCCTCCTACTCTATGCTGACCCAGGATATGTTATCAATGGG CTTATACCAGTGCAATTCAACAAAGGGGAGCATGGCTTTGACAACCTTGCAATGGACATGAAGCCCTTCTTCAGAGCAGTGGGGCCTGACTTTCACAAGAATTTGGTTGTGGGACCATTTGAAACTGTGAACGTGTACCCCTTAATGTGCCACTTACTAGGCATAACTCCTGAAACCAATGATGGGTCCCTAGATGCCACCCGGCACATGCTGATTTCTTATGAGGACACAG GCTCAGAGAAGAGTCTCCTGTCTGGTGTTTTCACTGGTCTGGCAGCAGTGGCAGGATTCTTGGTTGTTGCATTTGTAGCAGTCACATTTCACACCATATGCAAAAGAACACGAGCTGAACAGAGGTATAAAAACTAG